Proteins encoded in a region of the Armatimonadota bacterium genome:
- a CDS encoding diguanylate cyclase — MSGPWIMVVDPDGDCNAELCSVLAGQGFQCRKCRTVGEAWDALDASIDLVLVASRLDDGSGIDFTRKVRHGHGRADVPVIMLTAVTGMAGHLDAVQAGVNDFICRPVDPTELNVRILALLKLKQAQDVAKLRDLQLAEQVARQAARLEAENARLEHIARTDPLTGLANHGSIVTTLLAESRKCLEEGLTACVLFLDLDHFKALNDSFGHICGDSVLREFGAVLKHHLRNDGLCGRWGGEEFVVVLPSADVEIGLTVAERLRQAVSRYRFEAAPEALVTCSIGVACIPEDGADLGTVVEAADRAMYVAKSLGRNQVRTTKDADASLALLCETKGSREEQALAGVIEALVTMVGTRDVYESDHTKSVEALALRIAADMGLGKREAHVIGMAARLHDIGKVAIPDAILQKAGPLNEQEWETVRAHPVVGAQIVGRIPALSFVAPVIEALHERWDGKGYPNLLKGEDIPLPSRVIAVADAFCAMTADRPHRLGVTVWQAVDEIRACSGTQFAPDVVESFLRVLDAEAGDQVA, encoded by the coding sequence TTGAGCGGACCGTGGATCATGGTCGTCGATCCGGACGGCGATTGTAACGCCGAACTTTGTTCGGTGTTGGCCGGCCAGGGCTTCCAGTGCCGGAAATGCCGGACGGTCGGAGAGGCTTGGGACGCCCTCGACGCCTCGATCGACCTCGTCCTCGTCGCATCGCGGTTGGACGACGGCTCGGGCATCGACTTCACCCGCAAGGTGCGCCACGGTCACGGGCGCGCGGACGTGCCCGTGATCATGCTCACGGCGGTCACAGGAATGGCAGGCCACCTGGACGCGGTCCAAGCGGGCGTCAACGACTTTATCTGCCGCCCGGTCGACCCCACCGAACTGAACGTCCGGATCCTCGCACTGCTCAAACTGAAGCAAGCGCAGGACGTCGCCAAACTCCGAGACCTGCAACTCGCCGAGCAAGTGGCCCGACAGGCCGCCCGTCTTGAAGCGGAGAACGCCCGGCTCGAGCACATCGCGAGGACCGATCCACTGACCGGTCTTGCGAACCACGGCTCCATCGTGACGACGCTCCTCGCAGAGTCGCGAAAGTGTCTGGAAGAAGGCCTGACCGCTTGCGTCCTGTTCCTCGACCTGGACCACTTCAAGGCCTTGAACGACAGCTTCGGGCACATTTGCGGTGACTCGGTCCTCCGGGAGTTCGGCGCCGTCCTAAAGCACCATCTTCGGAACGACGGCCTTTGCGGACGTTGGGGCGGCGAAGAGTTCGTCGTCGTCCTGCCGAGTGCCGACGTCGAAATCGGGCTCACCGTCGCCGAAAGGTTGCGCCAAGCGGTCAGCCGCTACCGCTTCGAAGCCGCGCCGGAGGCCCTTGTGACCTGCTCCATCGGCGTCGCCTGCATCCCGGAAGACGGGGCCGACCTGGGGACGGTCGTCGAAGCCGCCGACCGCGCCATGTACGTCGCGAAGTCGCTCGGGAGGAACCAGGTCCGGACGACCAAGGACGCCGATGCCAGCCTCGCGCTTCTCTGCGAGACCAAGGGCTCCCGAGAAGAACAAGCCCTGGCCGGAGTCATCGAAGCCCTGGTCACGATGGTCGGGACGCGGGACGTCTATGAGAGCGACCACACGAAGTCCGTCGAAGCGCTCGCGTTGCGCATCGCCGCCGACATGGGGCTCGGCAAACGGGAAGCCCACGTGATCGGCATGGCCGCCCGGCTCCACGACATCGGCAAAGTCGCGATCCCGGACGCCATCCTTCAAAAGGCGGGCCCCTTGAACGAACAAGAGTGGGAGACCGTCAGGGCCCATCCCGTCGTCGGAGCCCAGATCGTCGGGCGCATCCCGGCCTTGAGCTTCGTGGCCCCGGTCATCGAGGCGCTCCACGAACGGTGGGACGGCAAGGGCTATCCCAACCTGTTGAAGGGCGAGGACATCCCGCTGCCCTCGAGGGTGATCGCGGTCGCCGACGCCTTTTGCGCCATGACGGCGGACCGGCCGCACCGCCTCGGGGTCACGGTCTGGCAGGCGGTCGACGAGATCAGGGCCTGTTCCGGCACACAGTTCGCACCGGACGTCGTCGAATCGTTCTTGAGGGTCTTGGACGCCGAAGCCGGCGACCAGGTCGCTTAG
- a CDS encoding Fic family protein, with amino-acid sequence MPTYIHELPTWPEYTYDATALLRPLELATTKRGRLFGILEAIGFESLQEHNVEALTAELVKSSAIEGESLDLETVRNSVARRLGMAKGGLAGDDHYIDGLVQMAIDAAQQYTKPLTAERIFNWHAALFPTGRNADGPVTVGSWRNDHTGPMVVASQYKGREIIHFEAPSADKLALETAQFLDWYETKNEPSLILKAGIAHLWFETLHPLDDGNGRIGRNILDMTLARADAEPHRPYALSASIHLDRESYYEVLETTQKGTGDYTAWLDWYLNCLSTALDDATETVGKALARTRFWHNHKDIELNERQRRAVSRMLIGWEGKMTNKKYARLTDCSDATATRDLGDLVEKGVLKPDAAGGRSAGYELVAVDR; translated from the coding sequence GTGCCGACCTACATCCACGAGCTCCCCACTTGGCCCGAATACACGTACGACGCTACCGCCCTTCTCCGGCCACTCGAACTGGCGACCACCAAGCGCGGAAGGCTATTCGGCATCCTTGAGGCAATCGGATTCGAGAGCCTTCAGGAGCACAATGTCGAGGCCCTTACCGCCGAACTTGTCAAGTCTAGCGCCATCGAGGGTGAATCGCTCGACCTCGAAACCGTCAGGAACTCGGTCGCACGCCGACTCGGCATGGCCAAAGGTGGGCTGGCAGGCGACGACCATTACATAGACGGCCTCGTACAGATGGCAATCGACGCTGCGCAACAGTATACAAAGCCCCTGACGGCCGAACGAATCTTCAACTGGCACGCAGCACTGTTCCCAACGGGCCGCAACGCAGACGGGCCAGTGACCGTCGGGAGCTGGCGGAACGACCATACGGGGCCAATGGTGGTCGCCTCCCAATACAAAGGTCGCGAAATCATTCACTTTGAAGCTCCCTCCGCAGACAAACTCGCCCTTGAGACAGCTCAATTCTTGGACTGGTACGAAACCAAGAACGAACCGAGCCTCATCCTGAAGGCCGGCATCGCACACCTTTGGTTTGAGACACTTCACCCTCTAGACGACGGTAACGGACGGATTGGACGGAACATCCTGGACATGACCCTCGCAAGGGCTGACGCTGAGCCACATCGGCCTTACGCTCTGTCAGCAAGCATCCACCTGGATCGCGAATCCTACTACGAGGTTTTGGAGACGACTCAAAAGGGAACTGGAGACTACACAGCATGGCTCGATTGGTATTTGAATTGTCTTTCTACGGCCCTAGACGACGCCACGGAGACCGTCGGCAAGGCACTGGCTCGAACAAGGTTCTGGCACAATCACAAGGACATCGAGTTGAACGAGCGCCAACGAAGGGCCGTCTCACGGATGCTGATTGGCTGGGAGGGAAAGATGACTAACAAGAAGTACGCACGCCTGACAGATTGCTCAGATGCGACAGCGACCCGAGACCTCGGTGATCTGGTCGAAAAGGGTGTTCTCAAGCCGGATGCTGCCGGTGGCAGGAGCGCGGGTTATGAACTGGTAGCGGTCGATCGGTAG